One segment of Streptosporangium brasiliense DNA contains the following:
- a CDS encoding RNA polymerase sigma factor encodes MTDDSHRFTSMYDGCRQRVWAYVVSRAGRQVADEVVSETFAIAWRRLDDVPEPALPWLLGVARNVLRDNIRAEIRRESLGAELRAWVEEDVAEQVAERLGVLKALTELPDGDREILILTAWQGLSPREAAGVVGCSQAAFRVRLHRARRRLKQEMETATRSRPRVRNLSEEWS; translated from the coding sequence GTGACGGACGATTCACACCGGTTCACCAGCATGTACGACGGATGCCGGCAGCGCGTGTGGGCCTACGTGGTCAGTCGCGCGGGGCGGCAGGTGGCGGACGAGGTGGTGAGCGAGACGTTCGCGATCGCCTGGCGGCGGCTGGACGACGTGCCGGAGCCGGCTCTGCCATGGCTCCTCGGAGTGGCCCGCAACGTGCTGCGCGACAACATCCGGGCGGAGATCCGCCGGGAGTCGCTCGGCGCCGAGCTGCGGGCCTGGGTCGAGGAGGACGTCGCCGAGCAGGTCGCCGAGCGGCTCGGCGTGCTCAAGGCGCTGACCGAGCTGCCCGACGGCGACCGGGAGATCCTGATCCTGACCGCCTGGCAGGGGCTGTCCCCTCGCGAGGCGGCCGGCGTCGTCGGCTGCTCCCAGGCCGCCTTCCGCGTACGGCTGCACCGCGCGCGCAGGCGGCTCAAGCAGGAGATGGAGACCGCCACGCGGTCCCGGCCCCGGGTGAGGAATCTCAGCGAGGAGTGGTCATGA